In Carya illinoinensis cultivar Pawnee chromosome 10, C.illinoinensisPawnee_v1, whole genome shotgun sequence, one DNA window encodes the following:
- the LOC122279835 gene encoding CDPK-related kinase 5-like isoform X2, with amino-acid sequence MGQMTTAIAIEDVHREVKILKALSRHNNLFEDTNNVYVVMELCEGGELLDRILSRGGRYMEEDAKKIIVQILNVIAFCHLQGVVHRDLKPEGTRFDMMKKNV; translated from the exons ATGGGCCAGATGACGACAGCAATAGCGATTGAAGATGTTCACAGGGAAGTGAAAATATTAAAAGCATTATCTAGGCATAACAATCTTTTTGAGGACACAAACAATGTCTACGTAGTTATGGA ATTGTGCGAGGGTGGAGAACTATTGGACAGAATTCTGTCAAG AGGTGGAAGATATATGGAGGAAGatgctaaaaaaattattgtgcAAATCTTGAATGTAATTGCCTTTTGTCATCTTCAAGGTGTTGTGCATCGTGACCTAAAGCCAGAG GGTACTCGATTTGACATGATGAAGAAGAATGTCTAA
- the LOC122279835 gene encoding CDPK-related protein kinase-like isoform X1 produces MGQMTTAIAIEDVHREVKILKALSRHNNLFEDTNNVYVVMELCEGGELLDRILSRGGRYMEEDAKKIIVQILNVIAFCHLQGVVHRDLKPENFLFVTRDEDSPMKVIDFGLSDFIRPGNSRKSLILHFSFFGRMDKP; encoded by the exons ATGGGCCAGATGACGACAGCAATAGCGATTGAAGATGTTCACAGGGAAGTGAAAATATTAAAAGCATTATCTAGGCATAACAATCTTTTTGAGGACACAAACAATGTCTACGTAGTTATGGA ATTGTGCGAGGGTGGAGAACTATTGGACAGAATTCTGTCAAG AGGTGGAAGATATATGGAGGAAGatgctaaaaaaattattgtgcAAATCTTGAATGTAATTGCCTTTTGTCATCTTCAAGGTGTTGTGCATCGTGACCTAAAGCCAGAG AATTTTCTTTTCGTCACCAGAGATGAGGATTCTCCAATGAAGGTTATTGATTTTGGTCTATCTGATTTTATTAGGCCCGGAAATAGTCGCAAATCCTTAATActacatttttcattttttggtcGTATGGATAAACCTTAG